From Clostridiaceae bacterium, one genomic window encodes:
- a CDS encoding SH3 domain-containing protein translates to MQMIKKIILSIPLVLILIFSFCLVSSAEENKVGIVTCDVLNIRELPGTENKILRQVTHGERLQILESSEEWYKIKYNDDIGWVHSDYITVKVEPIGIGTINADYVNIRTEGSLSSKVITMRSSGARFEVYDKQGDWYKIMLEDGTYGWVYGQYISFREGTETSRGGQDVRDNNSGGHSSLGEKIVQYAKQYLGVKYVYGGSSPKGFDCSGFVQYVFKNFGINLERVAANQAKHGTKVDKANLRIGDLVFFDTNGGMNSIEHVGIYIGGGNFIHASSASGVRQVTISDLTSGYYSKTYMGARRYISD, encoded by the coding sequence ATGCAAATGATAAAAAAGATAATCTTATCTATTCCACTTGTTCTTATACTTATCTTTTCATTTTGTCTTGTATCCAGTGCAGAAGAAAACAAAGTGGGCATTGTTACATGTGATGTTTTAAATATACGTGAATTACCCGGCACAGAAAATAAAATCCTCCGGCAGGTAACACACGGTGAGAGACTTCAGATATTAGAAAGTTCAGAAGAATGGTATAAGATAAAATATAATGATGATATAGGTTGGGTACATAGTGATTATATTACAGTGAAGGTTGAACCAATAGGAATTGGGACTATAAATGCAGATTACGTAAATATTAGAACTGAGGGAAGCTTGTCATCCAAAGTCATTACAATGCGGAGCAGCGGAGCAAGATTTGAGGTGTATGATAAACAAGGCGACTGGTATAAAATTATGCTTGAGGACGGCACCTATGGATGGGTTTACGGCCAGTACATATCTTTCAGAGAAGGTACCGAGACTTCAAGAGGTGGACAAGATGTAAGAGATAATAATTCTGGCGGACATAGTTCCCTGGGAGAGAAGATTGTTCAATATGCCAAGCAGTATTTGGGTGTAAAATACGTCTATGGAGGATCATCTCCGAAAGGGTTTGATTGTTCGGGATTTGTACAATATGTTTTTAAGAATTTCGGCATTAATTTGGAACGTGTTGCCGCAAACCAGGCAAAACATGGAACAAAGGTTGACAAGGCCAATCTAAGGATAGGAGATCTTGTCTTCTTCGATACCAACGGAGGTATGAACTCAATCGAGCATGTTGGTATATACATAGGGGGAGGCAATTTCATACACGCTTCTTCTGCCAGCGGAGTGCGTCAGGTAACTATAAGCGATTTAACCTCAGGTTATTATTCTAAAACATACATGGGTGCAAGAAGATATATATCAGATTAG
- a CDS encoding DNA internalization-related competence protein ComEC/Rec2 codes for MKRPLLLAAISLVGGIITAHTIDSYLITIMLIITLFSAALYMTQKLKINVVLLLVIVAVYSFGSFEYYCFKLINEGKYERFAGEKVIVRGFIIQEPEIKDIRVIYTIKTNEVILENVVNRVKGKILLTVLGEDNTPIYEYGQAIEVAGEITLPKNRRNPGGFDYKRYLMQSGISATMFVRSKNILAVSGKKKNYIIQLGNSIRNRIIKIIEQSLPIEQAGLLNGMLIGYRSGLSKEIQEAFNDSGLIHIMAVSGAQVTFLIIPVMFIFKRLNLGRKISNIIMIGILIVFLSVTGFQPSVSRAVIMASIVLICQIALREYDIYTSISIAAIILLIYNPFTLFNVGFQLSFIATISLVMLNKNIRDILECKYIPNMIINPLSMIISAQIGVLPITAYYFNKISVISILSNLLVTPLIQITSVLGYIMIIAGQFSVGLSKLIGYINNIFLSLILKITEICADLPYSTVTILNPGILVIILYYALIWLFFYYKPLDNFKTWKSYSLTSIVSVLLLFMLLMPAKRGMEVVFLDVGNGDSALVTTEGGMAVLIDGGGYYNTDEDKNIGDSIIVPFLLSNGIGKLDMVIATHGHEDHVQGLKPVLESFKVEAFIIPDVSSLDEFKDLLDICRERNIYVKKCSRGDVIRLDNNSKIEVLNPSGEFNPLTVSLNNSSLVLKLSHLDIDFLFTGDIEKEAEADILKTGFDLESEVLKVPHHGSSTSTTPAFLEKVKPAAAIISVGRNNFGHPSAEVIKRLNDFGIMTFRTDIHGAVTVKSNGKRIKIKRMIT; via the coding sequence ATGAAGCGCCCTTTATTACTGGCAGCGATATCTTTGGTTGGTGGAATAATAACCGCTCATACTATTGACTCTTATTTAATTACCATTATGTTAATTATAACTCTGTTTTCTGCCGCCTTATACATGACTCAAAAATTGAAAATAAATGTAGTTTTATTGCTTGTTATTGTTGCTGTTTATTCTTTCGGATCTTTTGAATATTACTGTTTTAAATTGATAAATGAAGGCAAGTATGAAAGATTTGCAGGCGAAAAAGTTATAGTAAGAGGTTTCATAATCCAGGAACCTGAGATAAAAGATATTCGGGTAATATATACAATAAAAACCAATGAAGTTATATTAGAGAATGTTGTTAATAGGGTAAAGGGCAAAATATTACTTACAGTTTTAGGAGAGGATAATACACCTATTTATGAATATGGCCAGGCAATTGAAGTAGCAGGTGAAATAACTCTGCCAAAAAACAGAAGGAATCCGGGTGGTTTTGATTACAAGAGATATTTGATGCAGTCCGGAATTTCAGCAACTATGTTTGTACGAAGTAAAAATATACTGGCTGTCTCTGGTAAAAAGAAGAATTATATCATACAACTGGGAAACAGTATCAGGAACAGGATAATAAAGATAATTGAACAAAGCCTTCCAATTGAACAGGCGGGGCTTTTAAATGGCATGTTAATTGGATACAGAAGCGGACTTTCAAAAGAAATCCAGGAAGCGTTCAATGATTCAGGATTAATACATATAATGGCGGTATCAGGTGCTCAGGTTACGTTTCTTATTATACCCGTTATGTTTATTTTTAAGAGATTGAATTTGGGAAGAAAAATATCTAATATTATTATGATAGGAATACTTATTGTTTTTTTGTCGGTTACCGGGTTTCAGCCATCAGTTTCAAGAGCTGTTATCATGGCATCCATAGTACTAATATGCCAGATAGCATTAAGAGAATATGATATATATACCAGCATATCCATAGCAGCTATCATCCTTTTAATATATAATCCATTTACATTATTTAATGTAGGCTTTCAGCTTTCTTTTATTGCTACAATTTCACTTGTAATGCTTAATAAGAATATTAGGGATATTCTTGAATGCAAGTATATACCTAATATGATTATAAATCCATTATCAATGATAATTTCTGCCCAAATTGGAGTTTTACCTATTACGGCATATTATTTTAATAAAATATCCGTTATTTCAATATTATCAAATCTTCTGGTTACACCATTGATTCAGATTACCTCTGTTTTAGGTTATATTATGATAATAGCTGGTCAGTTTAGTGTTGGATTATCGAAATTAATTGGCTACATAAATAATATATTTCTTTCCTTAATTTTAAAAATAACCGAAATTTGTGCTGATTTGCCTTATTCAACTGTTACGATACTGAATCCGGGTATTTTAGTAATTATACTATATTATGCATTAATATGGCTTTTTTTCTATTATAAACCTCTTGATAATTTCAAAACCTGGAAGAGTTATAGCCTGACTTCTATTGTGTCTGTTCTTTTGCTTTTTATGCTGCTCATGCCCGCAAAAAGGGGTATGGAGGTTGTTTTTCTTGATGTGGGAAACGGGGATTCTGCTCTTGTTACAACTGAAGGGGGAATGGCTGTGCTTATTGACGGGGGAGGATATTATAATACGGATGAAGATAAAAACATAGGAGATAGTATTATTGTTCCTTTTTTATTGAGTAATGGTATAGGAAAACTTGATATGGTTATAGCAACTCATGGTCATGAAGATCATGTACAAGGATTAAAACCTGTTCTTGAAAGTTTTAAAGTTGAAGCTTTTATAATTCCTGATGTGAGCAGTCTGGATGAATTTAAGGATCTGCTTGATATTTGCAGGGAAAGAAATATCTATGTTAAAAAATGCTCCAGGGGCGATGTAATAAGACTTGATAACAATTCCAAAATAGAAGTGTTGAATCCCTCCGGAGAATTTAACCCTTTAACAGTATCTTTAAATAATTCCTCTTTGGTGTTAAAATTAAGTCACCTGGATATTGACTTTTTATTTACAGGGGATATTGAAAAGGAAGCAGAGGCAGATATACTAAAGACCGGCTTTGACCTGGAAAGTGAAGTGTTGAAAGTGCCTCATCACGGGTCTTCAACATCTACAACACCGGCCTTTCTGGAAAAAGTGAAACCTGCAGCAGCTATTATCAGTGTAGGCAGAAATAATTTTGGACATCCGTCAGCGGAAGTAATAAAGAGACTAAATGATTTTGGAATAATGACCTTTCGTACAGATATTCATGGAGCTGTTACCGTTAAATCAAACGGGAAAAGAATTAAAATTAAGAGAATGATTACTTGA